A region of the Dermatophagoides farinae isolate YC_2012a chromosome 7, ASM2471394v1, whole genome shotgun sequence genome:
ATCGTCACcgccaccatcaacaactgtcatcatcgttatttttgttgatctACAATGACgatggacacacacacacacacaaccatCGTGATTGTCAAAagaatgatggtggtaagatagagaataacaaaaaataatcttgCCCCCCATTTgggatgaatgaaaaaaaatctcgaaaaaacgacaacaatctTTCAAGGTGAAGCAGCAATAAACACACATCATTAGTAgtggaataatttttttcatttcatttcatatttcgGTCttgtcacattttttttctctatctctcCATTATCtcgttgttggttttttttttgtttcattcaaaattcaacacacacattcagGTTATAATATAccgtaaacaacaacattgtaaacaaaacaaaaaaaaaacgaaaaaaaaattctaaccTGAATGGatccatcattcattcatttataattgTGGTgtacataatgataatgatgatggccataataatgatgatgatgatgatgataatgttgataaacAGCCGGCttcattttcgattcattgtttcgtttgttgATTTGAGAGGTGATGGTTGAATttcattgtaaaaaaatatttttcggTGTTTGTACCAGTCACATACAGTGGCAGTGTTTAGCCGGCGGTTTTTTCCCCTCCATACACATTTGGCtagaatattttgttgttgttgttgttgaagtcattcatttcatatttcaaggatactgtttttttttctttggatttcaatgatgatagtggATGGTGAAAATAAGTAGTaataaacatgatgatgatggctgcCAGATTCgagaaaatatgaaattttttttccaaatgtcaatgatgaatggaatgaatgaatggggAAAAAATTGACGCCATTGAATATATTGGATACTGGtcgttgtttgtttatttgtttgtttgttgttcatggatccatcatcattgaatctgATATCGGTTTGATTTATTTCcatcttgatgatggtgatcaaaaATAGTTGATTTTCCAATTATATAACAGccatataaaatgaaaataaacagcTGGTTggcattgtttgtttgtgtgtaagagagtgatggtggtgatggtgaataAATACCGTAtcacaaaataaatttcaaattcaaaaatcatcactgataatgataatgatgatgttgatgataatgatatattCTCTATTCGGATCTAGTTCACCACCatccataatcataatttataaataataatccattATCGTTcttatgatcatgatgaaaataatgatggtgagaTTATaatcttcaacaacaacaaacaaaaaaaaaacatttaacaCTTTTTATTCcagatttttatattttcagtGCAAACAGTAATTTGGgccagatgaaaaaaaaacaatcgatagtTTACGAAATTggaatcgattgtttttctgggaaaaaaattcccctttttttctgttgtttttgattataaattaCAGAAAAATTAGAATTCAAACTTAcaaatacaagaaaaaaacaatcgaattggatttataaaaaaacgataaggaaaacaaaataatggtaatgattcGACAACAATAGGGCCTGAGCATAATGAatatttatcttttttttctccaagattcgattattgttattatcatcatcatcattatgatgaacatgatcattcattaaGATTCGATGGACACAAATccttgaaattcaatttaaatttttttcttttccatgcGGTGAAAAAATACGTTGTCtctaaaatgattttttttttgttgtttgtttgtttgttccattGATGGATTGgcaaaaacatttcaattatAGACATTGGtctatgatcattttttttgtaaaaaaaatgattctttgTCATTTGTCGTatgttgttatcatcatcatcatcatacaattaTCCAtcagattatcatcattatgatgaccaaaacataaaaaacaaaatgaatataatttgtcccctttttcattcatcattactaatgatcatcatatatccaaaatgaataaataaatgacaaaTGTATGGAAatgttttgtatatatagaattttaacccattattgaaaattgaaattgaattgataatctcttatggtttgtttgtttgttagtttgtttgtaataaatgaaaatgatccattgaatgaaataacagacaattattattatttgtgcATGTCCATTTAAgatgaaattaaataaagAACAAATTCACTATAACAAATGGACAATTACATCAAAATGGTGGTTAAAAGTCCTGAATTAAGAAATCATTATCCAATGAAAAGTAGTAGGAGgagaaggagaaaaaaaatgtcaatgaataaacaacatGAACATGAATAGGGCGGATTTgaaccgttttttttcattgatgatgatgattatgattatcattgaagCAAATCATATGAAAAATCTTGCCAGTGGCCacataaaaaacaatgtcgaatcaaaataaaaaaaagattctcatcatcattttcattgatattcgatcattattgtcaattATGACGAAATGAATGGTTGAAtaatcagaataataataatgatcaatgtgGAATAATTAAGAcgacaaaacaacaattctTTTTTAGAGAACAGAACAAGACAactttatttgaaaaaaaacaaaagaattacaaatacaaatacacaGATAGATAAATACTATTTATCGacgttttgatgatgattttggatGAATGACTGTAACGGCCGATCGGCCATGAATGGTTAGATCAAGAAATTgtccatcaccatcatcattaccatcgtTATTGTCCCgatcattcaatgttttagTAGTAATTTGTCCATTAACAGAATTTATTGTTGCTGTCGGACGAGAAGAGACTATTTGTCTCATATTACCTGTCGtcttcgatgatgatgatcgttgatATTGATCCATCAATGGATTATTTGCTAttgtttcaccatcatcatttataatatccgaatcattttcattcaaattattattatcagcatcatcatagGCAAGTATCGATAAtatcgatggtgatgatgatgatgagtataAATTCGATGCGGCGTTAgtcgttgctgttgatgctgattttatcgatgatgatgatgatggtggtggcaaTTGTGGTCGAACCAGCATTGTTGTCGTTGGAACactatcaccatcaccaccatttttttcaaatgaattcaatttatataataataaattcaatttacgTAATAGCTGTTCATTTTCACGACAAACAAGTTCATGATCACGTACTAAGCGATTACGTTGTAGATtaatttgaacattttccACACTGAATCACGAATGAGATTGTGAcagaaatgaatcaaattttgatgaaaaaatttgtatcgaaagaaaaaaatcccaaCTTACCGTAAAacttcattttctttcatatatTTTCGCAGAAGATTTTGCTGTTCATCGTTATCCatagattgatttttatccgAAAATTGTTCTGacgaatcaatcattgattgttgcaGCGGTTGTTGAATACTCCAcatttgatgacaattttgtCGTAGATATTGATTTTCCATTCGTAACATACGTACTTCACGTTTTAAACTCAATATAAGTAATTCACGTGGATCCTATTGATGATTAGAATTGTTTATGCGATTCAATTTTGGcaagaaaatttatatttaaaaacaacaacaaaacaaaccatTTGAACCACTGGATTCATTCGTACACGTTTTGCACGTGATGCATATCGTAATGTGCTAATTGTTTCCTGTGAATcacatttcaatgatgatacacaGGCAATCTGGtttaatgaaataaaaacaaacaaacaaaattaaattgaaaatatgggaatgaatagaatactgcaaatgaatgatggattcattcattcaatcataagAGTAGGAGAAACAtttacatttaaaaaaaaccaaatgtttatcatttggttgaaaatgataaatattaaataacaaaaaaaaacaaaccatatGTCTCGATTTCGACTACGGAAAAAACGAACATGGTTTCTAATCATTAAACGGCAAAAAGCGAGAGAGAATCCAAATAACAgggaaaaaataacattctggtgttttttctcttgccAGGATTCTTCCCTGGGTCAATGAAAccgaaacacacacacacatgagtTATAcaaacggttttttttcacacaaaaaccaaaacgtTCTGgttttcataaatttttctggttttttttatttcattttaattgtcatcgtcatcatcacgatcaaaccgcgtgtgtgtatgtcattgtcattgtcatcggTTAGagttgaattgatgatgacaattttcaaattggaaccgagaaaaaaaacacgcacatgcaattttgtcatcatcatcaatgaattgtttgatttttaatgttgacaaacaaaaaaaaataaaattgagaaaacggtaaattccaatttttaCCTCGATGGCTGATTATCATTTACCCATTCACATTGGAATATTTTCTGAATATGATTTTTCTCACCATCATTgtatatttgaatgaatttttcatttatttctcactaatcaatcatcaatgtaatCGGaagaaattcattgaaaaaaatttccttttttttcacaacaacattttttccatcatcaagtTTCCGATagcacatgatgatgatgatagaagaATGTGATTTATGAATGtgaaggtttttttttctttctttcttttttgtttgtttgtttggtttattcttgttgaaaaaccaaactgaaaggaaagaaagaaaaattgataagaaaattaaaacgaacaacattcattcattcattcattcaattaaaaGTTAAAGttctgttgttttcgttgatCATTCACATGTCCGTCGTCGACGACTATGGTGGCAATCATCGCCGACTATATGGCGCGGCCATCATATTACAATTTCAtactaatcatcattttaaatatttgaaaCTTGTAATAATTCAGACACaggaaaaagagaaaagtatttttttctgtgtgttcaagaatttgttgttgtttggagccaaatgaatgatgtatgtttttgattgaatgaatgaaaaagacgAACCTTACACATaccccacacacacatacatacacacaaatacaataTACAAACACGAATcgtaaatgaaaatagattGTTTTTCTCGTGCAGAATGTATGAATGAGTCAGATTTTTCTCCATTCTTAGATAATAAGTagtataataaaattgaaacaaaaaaaagaaaaagaatcatcatttttgttacgCAAGCTATGTCGTGCcacgcattttttttcttggtttggCCACAAGACAAgacaaattctttcattttccaatttttcctCTGACCTAGCAATAGCAAAAAGAAGAAGGGAGCAGCCAacgtgatcatcatcatcatcatcaaatcaaatttcattgatttttctcaaatgatgatggccaccaGTCACACGAAATATATTCTAAAATAAACACAACAAATACAAGAATGTTTGTAGCCAGGCGACCAACCGGCGCGGCTGGCTAGCCACGCATGAATCTATTTATcattctatctatctatctatcaatTGAACATTGTTTCAAACttattaatgattattatgatcatcatcgtttgttttgttttttttttgatgaacgATGAAGCAATTAATCAagatgatgtgtgtgtgtgtgtgtgtgcatattAAACTTAGTTTTTTATAGATAGATACCACACTCACCATCAAAGTCATGCCATTACCCGAAAGACTATCGGCCAATAATTTCGTCAATGTACTATCACGATATGGTATATGACCTGTACGACGTTTTGGATCAGCTAAACAAGCGATACAATTCCCTATAATGAAAagatttatttaaattacaTGAAAAAGTGTAGGATGTAAGATTGGCGGCaagattttcatattttgatgatgatgaagatgcggcatttgcatcatcatcaacaacaacaacaatcaattgatgaagaGATGAAGAGcaaaaaataggaaaaaaggaaaaaatgatttaataataatcataattaattAGTTTTTTCCTCGATACATAATCGTCGGATGTTTGTTGATAGTCAATCGGGCATTTGGTTGGGCCCAgaagctcatcatcatcatcatcattgaaactAAGGATGGATTTGATTcatgcaaaacaaaacaaaacacattCATTGGTGGCAATGgataaagtaaaaaaaaatttggcaaAAAAGGCGCggcattgtgtgtgtgtgtccgaCAATcgccaaaatgaaattattaggCCGGGTAAAAtacaaacgatgatgatggtgcaTGGTgatatgaaagaaaaaaattccgaaaAGCAAAATAAAGCCGGGAATTaatgatatgaaaatttttcttttttttttttgttttaccgtttcatcatctttgtttttgtttagaaAAACTTACCAAGCACAAGTAATGAACGATTTATGTTATTTGCCTCGACAAATGTACCACCTTTACTATTCGTACGTTTAGTTTTTTCACTGCCCGCTAAATCAACTAAACAAAGACGGCCTTCTTTACGGATAAATCCCTTTGATGGATTGATAATTAATCagcaaatgaaatgaacgaacgaacgaagaCAGGAATCAAAAAGcaaaaagtagaaaaaatggattaaTCATAAAACATGTGCGAAAtagttgaaaacaaaaaaaaaattatgattaaaatttccatcatcatcatcatcatcatcacgtttGCAgtgtgttttgttcattaatcTTGAAAAATCTAAAGATTATCTTGTTGGGAGCCTTTATaggattatttttttctttcgtttccATGTCGGAAtcttattttctttctttcaaaGATTGACTATACCTGTGGATCATCAGGATCGGCAATCTcggaaaacaaattgattgtcaTAACTGAATGGCTACGgcttgaattttcattcatactGTGGCTTCGTACTTGACGATTTTTACAACCTATAAATAGATAGAGATAtgcagaaaagaaaatgaaaaaaaaattatgaaaatcaataagtttccgatcaacaacaaacaaaaaaaaacaaaaaaaaattgcgcTTCTTCTCTTTTTTGTCAAGTCCAGACGACTAGACACTACTAGTGGCAActgacaaacaaacgaaacgaaccaaagaatagaaaacaaaGATCGACAAAATTTGATAACCCAAAAAACTAGATATCTAGGATAGATAGCAAAgacaattgaaacaacaacaagagagaaacttaatttaattttaaatcaaatcaacccAATCAAACATGAATgttattttgtattttggaTATCGATATTTCGGCATTTCGATATTTTCTCCTTCTATTGTTTGATTCTCACTTGTCggaattgatgaaaaacagaACAATGTTGGTGGCAGCTATCCATATcatttatctatctatctatttaatttattcgataaattgaatcaaaaaaaagaatgtcgAAGATTCTTGCTTGCCTGATCGATGATGGTggctatctatctatctatttatcTAGTCAGTCTATTCACTGACAAGCCGAAAGCCAGAAGAaccggtcatcatcatcaacttagGTCAGactcaacacacacacacacacacacagatgaatgaacgaaaaaaaactgtttgataattgttgataattcgattaaaaacattcattgttATCGATCCATTGTCATTGCCGTTCAAAGATagaagaatgaaagaaaaataaaagctttttttctctggttcCAAAAGGATTGTCAttacattttatttcaacaaatggaatgaattcaatattccaaaaaaaaagataacaacgacaacgacgaaaaaattgattataccGGCCTTTTTCCATTGAGCTGAAAACAACACAGACCACCggaatgattaaaaaatacatttttcAGATCTATAAAtctcaaaattcaaataataccTAATTGTTATCGATTTGAAATCTATCTATGAATGTAGTAAACTTGCAGTTAAAGTTATagtttcaatatatatgtacaaacacacaatgtACATCTCTCGAAGAATGTGGTTCATGAAAGGTTCCCTCTTATTATTTACTGTTTGCATTATTTCATTCTAAATCAaattctcaacaacaacaacaacaaaacattttgttgtaattggatcaaaaaattatcgtttatgatatttatgatgattatgattatgaattgaatttcaacaacaataaataaaatcaacaaccgacgacaacgacaacgacgacgacgacgtcggcaaaaaaaaataatctatAATAACCCTCACATGAACAatggctaataataataataataataaccaaacgacaacaaccaaccaaccgaccagcagcagcagcaaattGGATCGGTATTCAATAATAtcaagtgtgtgtgcgtgtgtgtgtgtgttgatgatgggaATGAAATATGAAATCACAGAAACATAAGTTTGGGATTTATATTGACAATAgagaaaaattgtcaatacAAACACACGACCCAAGACACAATAGATTATGAGTGtatgtgttttgtgtgtctgtgattattattcatattcatttagTTGGATCAAAAACTTATagacaaaaatattgaatgagagaaaaatgattattttcgtTCATAGCATTGATGGATGAACTATatctattatgatgattatgatgacaattattcgattcgattgatatgaatcaaaaaaatcctgGTTATTACTTCTTTGTTTGGTTCTCTGCCTTCTGAAGtgtattctcatcatcaaaacattgCTAACAGTCAAACAGACTAGCCTTGTACTGAATATGAAccgaaaacaatcaatcaatatttcaaaaattagtaatggatgaataatcattgattgattgatcgattattattatcgatacatattttcataaatgtcatcatctataatgatcgaaaaacaatattgtttttttttggtctaatggaaaaatatcgCAGTAAGATAGTcgagattgttgttgacaattttgataaaatttgcCGAGAAGCAGGAATCGATATCTCTATAAACTAGCTCATAACTgagaaattgtttttttatttcaagttgaatttaaaaatttttaaatctaaattcaaatgtttttttgggcattttttaaattggaaaaattttcttgtgaataacaatcgattcatcaaatcattccAGAAACTGAATGttctaaataaaaaaaaaccagaaataataattagaaatcaatggatcaaaaccaatcaaacacacacacacccttCATCGTTATATGCACTTGACATTGTTGTCAACAcagagaaaaattcaaattcatcgttcaacaaaaaaaatgacaaaaaatcaCACAATTACACATCAGAAATTGTGTTAGTGTCTTTCTTTTGAGCGAAAAAAATcgtaaattttgtttgttaaacaaaatcaatttcatcaaccaAGTACCAACTATCCAcccacaaacacacacatgatcatttgtattgtggactttttttctttctctctctgtctaTCACAGTTATTGATGCTCATTAAATGACCGAAAATCAagtccttgttgttgttgttatatgtTGTCCGAATGCTAaatggataatgatggaaGAATGTCATCCAAAAAAACTGGAACCGACTTTTATTCAGAAaatcactgtgtgtgtgtgagtgaattttgaaaacgaTTTCGAGCCAGATTaacgaaaatcaacaaaaacaacaattttttttcgttgttgtttggatgCTCACTGTACTTgtcaacaacacacacatacacacagaacTTGtgtaattcaaatttcaaaaagtTTGAATTACACAAGTTccttcaaacaacaacaacaacaaaacatacCATTACATACACAGAGAAAAATACTAGACTATAATATAGTGTAGTGATTGTTTTCTGGGCATCAAATTTTaacatcattaattttaaataaaatataaaaaaaacaacaacataaccATTTGGGAaccacattcattcattcaaatggattgcaattgaacagaaaaaaaggagcGAACAATTTCTGGATTCTCAGTATGGTGGCCATTCATATTATTCTATtgagtgtgtgtatggaaaTGACATCTTtcataacacacacacacacatacagagagagagatacaGAGGACATGTTTTTTTAGTTTGACTAATTGATGATctcactgtgtgtgtatgtgcatACGCCATTCCAATTGGATTCACaattcacaatcatcatcatcattattgttgtttggacTATGGACGCCCAGCATGTTTCTAGATTTTTGTCAGCCCTTTTTTCTAGCTGACTGCATAGATCTGCtttcttcaaattcatcgtcaaattttatcaaatgtCATATATTGATGACCACAAATATACCGATATGGTGATCTATTGTGGTCTTCAACCCCAGTGATTATGCAAAATAATAGGTGAATGGATGTGGATGGAGCAAATTGAActcaatttttgttcattgaaaattatctaaaaatgatgttcagtgaaaaacaaatctaaATCCATTaggtaatgataatgaggatgtttttttaaattgaaaaaaataatgatcatatcGTGGAGTAATCACAATAAAtgaaagaatcatcatcatcattgatgatgatctgaataatgatggataAAATGGGGCCATTCATAGCGAAATCCTTTACAGGATTGaaggattcatcatcatggattaTCAACgacaaatgatttttatataaaaaaagaaacacgAAAACTAACCTTCTTCAAGTACGCCTTCAAGATCGCCCAAATCTTCACATTCAACTTTGAATAGATTTTCAGCATAGAAACCACGATCTTTTGACCAACGTACATTTAATGATCGTGTGGATGGATTCAATAGATCCAGTACctgagaaaaagagaaagaaaagcatagaaattcaaaagtcaattttttgtgaaattaatgtcaaaaaaaaaactaaaaatacagatcatcatcattctcatctGTGCACACATATATAATCCATTATCATGGATAACggatttattttgattcatttaataaattcaaagctttcaataaagatgatgatgatttagaaTTAATAgattgagaaattttttgaaaaattttacctGTTCATTATAAACCTCTAGATATGAAACGGTTATTATATAAAGTAATGTTTGATCACGACTTTTACGTCGTTTTATCTGTTCAAATAAATATGCAAATGATAGCTGTATAATACCAATATTTGGTGaggaatttttcattgtttcgtcgatattcaatgattcattgatggAATCTGGTGGCTGTGATTTTGAACGTCGTTTAttcgacgacgatgatgatgttttcttCGCAGAATTTCCAGCTGATGAATATCGTGCAAACTGAAATGCATTTCCGGTTAGTGTATATGTTTTTCCAGTACTTGTTTGTCCATATGCAAATACTGTACATGCAAAACTTGAAtgtgaaacagaaaaaaatttatccgaaatttaattatgaaaattatcatttgtcaTTTACCCATCTAATGCCATATCGATTAATCTTTTAACACCAGAATGTTCAAACACTTGTTCTTGGCTAGCTTCAGGTTCAAATACAACATTAAATGCAAATGATCGGCTTACATTGGCAATGGTATCTTCAACCTGAAagggaacaaaaaaaaaatttaatcaacatcaattgaATGGCGCCATAATGTCGTAAAtgtgcagaaaaaaatttttcctgaTTAAATcttgtttatcattatcatttttttttatttttttagattttacCTGAATTTGACCAGCCGCTGGAAATGTTATAGCcgtcaattgatgatgttgttgatgatgatgagcatcaatttcaccaccaccaccattaacATACTGTTGTCTTTGgtccgttgttgttgttgttgttgaattaatCGTGCTCGTCTTCGTCGTAGTTGTCTCGGCTCGTTGGctaatcaatttattcaagttgctgctgttgttattatttgttgtcgtcgtcaatGATGTTGACGTTCGTGGCCGAGTAATTATGGGCCTCACtctgtgttgttgttgttgtatgttcAGCCATCAAgtcaaacaaataacaaccaatcagccaacaacaacaaatcgaaaCCATGAAGAAtgtcgacaacaacagcgtaaatcaacaatgaaaaaaaaagaaaaatcattagacgaagaagaaaaaaagcagTAGAAAAAATCTGGTCTTCgttgtgaaaaatttaaaagtaAATGGACCCTCTGGGTCTTCTTGTttacccatcatcatcatcatcatcatccatcaaaatccatcaacaacaaggaCCTCAAACCTTGGGGCTTaacatcattgttgttgttaaacaTGCAGATAGTTTAGGTAGTTCAGTTAGGTCGTCGACCAcgactacaacaacaaagagcGAACAAACAacgatggtggtgatgatgatggttgtttgttgttgatgatgactttattattattctgatttgaactaaaatgatttttttccaccttTTCAAAATTgcacattcacacacactgaGGGAGagagattatcatcatgtggATAAAAGTAAGTAGTGGCGATGATAACACAAGGTGATAAATCATTACCAacgagaaagaaagaaagaaaaaaaaatcgacattTTACATTACCTGCAATTTAAATggaataatatttttttttctcgttgaaatttgataccacaaaaaaaacaaagcgaaaaaaaattgctaaacaacaacaacaaaaatttactAACCTGATGACAACATTAATATTATGTTCATTCTGGCCCggcgatgatgacgatgatgatgatgatgattgattcaataatgatgaatcattgatcatttcattatcattaaacattatgattattattgataattagATTTTTCGACGGATAATAATTTAgatttcattaaattttgttttttgatcccaggataataaaaaaaaatcaacaaagtGAGTGtgagaacaaaaatttgctagcctaaaacaacaacaaaacgattCATAACAGCAAGGCAATGAACGAATGAgccaaaaacacacacacaggaaacCATGGTAACCGTTTGTCTAGTTccagaaacaacaaacaaaaacaaacagaatttcTCAATTctaattttgtttcgattgttATTATCCATAAATCAGAAAATCAACcgataatttcaaaaaaaaaattaaagtgAGAAaactatcattatcatcatgaaaacgGTATATTTAACATGATGGATGACCACACaagttgttggtggtggtcatcatcaatttaaatgTCCATGTAAATATCattgacatgatgatgatgatgatgatgaacattcaataatcatcatcatcatttttccatcaaaattcaatgatcatgGTGGTCATCATCGTGTGAAAATTgcatagatgatgataatattatgCATATATGGGAAAAAACCCCCATAAGATAACGAAATCGATATCAGTTTTCAGATGAAAACCAAGTATCCCATCAACATTGCATCAATGATGTccatgtgtatgtgtgtcttttcaatcaaagatcaaatgaaaaaaaattatcgacattcaaatttgctttttttccacaatcaatcgatacCTCTCTAATCGATGAGGTTGTTCGAAAAACTTGTTTAGAGACACACTTTCAATGGCAAGTTTTTTTaaccgaaacaaaaaaaaattatcccgAAGAAGAATCTTgcaagaatgaaaaaa
Encoded here:
- the LOC124497218 gene encoding kinesin-like protein KIF12 isoform X2, whose translation is MDDDDDDDGVRPIITRPRTSTSLTTTTNNNNSSNLNKLISQRAETTTTKTSTINSTTTTTTDQRQQYVNGGGGEIDAHHHQQHHQLTAITFPAAGQIQVEDTIANVSRSFAFNVVFEPEASQEQVFEHSGVKRLIDMALDGFACTVFAYGQTSTGKTYTLTGNAFQFARYSSAGNSAKKTSSSSSNKRRSKSQPPDSINESLNIDETMKNSSPNIGIIQLSFAYLFEQIKRRKSRDQTLLYIITVSYLEVYNEQVLDLLNPSTRSLNVRWSKDRGFYAENLFKVECEDLGDLEGVLEEGCKNRQVRSHSMNENSSRSHSVMTINLFSEIADPDDPQGFIRKEGRLCLVDLAGSEKTKRTNSKGGTFVEANNINRSLLVLGNCIACLADPKRRTGHIPYRDSTLTKLLADSLSGNGMTLMIACVSSLKCDSQETISTLRYASRAKRVRMNPVVQMDPRELLILSLKREVRMLRMENQYLRQNCHQMWSIQQPLQQSMIDSSEQFSDKNQSMDNDEQQNLLRKYMKENEVLRVENVQINLQRNRLVRDHELVCRENEQLLRKLNLLLYKLNSFEKNGGDGDSVPTTTMLVRPQLPPPSSSSSIKSASTATTNAASNLYSSSSSPSILSILAYDDADNNNLNENDSDIINDDGETIANNPLMDQYQRSSSSKTTGNMRQIVSSRPTATINSVNGQITTKTLNDRDNNDGNDDGDGQFLDLTIHGRSAVTVIHPKSSSKRR